A genomic region of Terriglobales bacterium contains the following coding sequences:
- a CDS encoding cytochrome D1 domain-containing protein — translation MSIVDPDAGRELAAVPVGGITVHEVAASPDGSLAWAPIYGNSGVGRPGTDGQTLSVIDLKTRKIVDTIDFQKPTRPHCAVFGPKDGRLYVTAELTKSIDVIDPTSHKIIGSIPTGERESHMLAISNDGTRGYTSNVGAGSVSAIDLVNKKVLAIIPVSGIAQRIAISPDDRWVFTADQTKPRLAVIDTRRNKIARWVPLADIAFGTRPTLDGNWLLITLPVSGKIAVLNLHTMKAEHKIDVPPAPQEILMRPDAKVAYVSCDRSKQIAEIDLRTWKVNRLINVGAGADGLAWAASGD, via the coding sequence GTGAGCATCGTCGACCCCGACGCCGGCCGCGAGCTTGCTGCCGTGCCTGTGGGCGGAATCACGGTTCACGAAGTCGCAGCCTCACCTGACGGTTCCCTCGCCTGGGCGCCGATTTATGGAAACTCGGGCGTAGGCAGACCTGGAACAGACGGTCAGACGCTCAGCGTCATCGATCTGAAGACGCGCAAAATTGTTGACACAATCGATTTCCAAAAGCCGACGCGCCCGCATTGCGCAGTCTTCGGACCCAAAGACGGCAGGCTATACGTAACAGCCGAGCTGACGAAATCGATCGATGTGATCGATCCCACGTCCCACAAGATCATCGGATCCATCCCAACCGGCGAGCGGGAGTCGCACATGCTGGCAATCTCGAACGATGGAACCCGGGGATACACCTCCAATGTTGGCGCTGGCTCCGTCTCAGCAATCGATTTGGTTAATAAGAAAGTTCTGGCCATCATTCCTGTTTCCGGAATCGCTCAGCGCATCGCCATCTCTCCTGACGACCGCTGGGTCTTCACAGCGGACCAGACCAAGCCGCGGCTCGCCGTAATCGATACTCGAAGGAACAAGATCGCTCGATGGGTTCCTTTAGCGGACATCGCATTCGGCACTCGTCCAACTCTCGACGGAAACTGGCTGCTGATTACGCTGCCTGTGAGCGGCAAGATTGCGGTGCTCAACCTGCACACAATGAAAGCCGAGCACAAGATCGACGTTCCACCTGCTCCGCAAGAGATCCTGATGCGTCCCGACGCCAAGGTCGCATACGTCTCGTGTGATCGCAGCAAGCAAATAGCTGAGATTGATCTGAGAACCTGGAAGGTGAATCGATTGATTAACGTCGGAGCGGGTGCTGATGGATTGGCCTGGGCTGCGTCAGGCGACTAG
- a CDS encoding discoidin domain-containing protein: protein MPSYAQLLRPGNIRTNSKYSLLRRAAKTFAVLALAGAMAQPLYASGHFQVLTRAYDNQRTAANLSEKKLKPGDINSAHFGKLFMLPVDDQIYGGLLYAADLRVGGHKHNALFVTTVNNSVYAFDADKLGAPLWFRNFNGNGRPTRNTEVGQACRIYRDFIGDIGIVGTPVIGPDQTMYFVTRTVEPSGTVQRLHALDITTGNERANSPQVIQASVPGKGDDSDGAHVRFNPLTENQRPALALNNGIVYIGWASFCDTRPYHGWMMSYDAKTLAQLGVFNATPNGNMGGVWMSGAAPAFDVAGNLYVSTGNGTYDQNDYGESLIKLEAKTLRVLDYFTPSNFNTLNDFDLDFGTQGPTILPGTNLLVVGGKEGKMYVLDITKLGGQAPGDIQIPQVVQAVDATVRPTISHHMHNAIPAWRSSQGMNVYVWGESDFLRMFRLNDSTKKFDVPAVSTASILPPSGMPGGMMTISADGSRSGTAILWAAVPRAGDANQMTVPGDLYAFNAENLNLLWSSSGAGDDPLNFAKGSPPIVANGKVYVASISNFVSVYGLRKKQSRSQNLAVKAHATGSAPCSSLETPDKAINNSTEGGPADKWCSSAPNPFLQLDLGRTATVGRFVVEHAGAGGDDLNLNTSDFNIQVSTDGTNFQTVANVTDNVQSITTHDIPPTAARFVRLNVLPSRGGSPEPANIYEFQVFAANGSNAQAAAPNVGPGAAQQTSASIH, encoded by the coding sequence TTGCCATCTTACGCTCAACTGCTCAGGCCAGGAAATATCCGCACGAATTCCAAATACTCGCTGCTGCGCCGGGCGGCAAAGACGTTTGCAGTCTTAGCGCTGGCGGGAGCAATGGCGCAGCCGCTTTATGCCAGCGGTCATTTTCAAGTTCTCACCCGCGCGTACGACAACCAGCGAACCGCTGCGAATCTCTCCGAAAAGAAACTCAAACCTGGCGACATCAATTCCGCCCATTTTGGGAAGCTGTTCATGCTGCCGGTCGACGATCAGATCTACGGTGGGCTTCTCTATGCGGCTGATCTGCGTGTCGGTGGTCATAAACATAACGCTCTGTTCGTGACTACTGTGAACAACAGCGTGTATGCCTTCGATGCCGACAAGCTCGGTGCTCCACTTTGGTTCCGCAACTTCAACGGCAATGGTCGTCCTACGCGCAACACCGAAGTAGGCCAGGCGTGCAGGATCTATCGCGACTTCATTGGCGACATCGGCATCGTGGGAACGCCCGTGATTGGTCCAGATCAAACGATGTACTTTGTTACCCGCACGGTCGAGCCAAGCGGAACCGTGCAGCGTCTCCATGCCCTCGATATCACAACGGGCAACGAACGTGCGAACAGTCCGCAGGTGATTCAGGCGAGCGTGCCGGGAAAAGGAGACGATTCAGATGGCGCCCACGTTCGCTTCAATCCGCTTACCGAAAATCAGCGTCCGGCGCTTGCGCTGAACAATGGCATCGTGTACATCGGCTGGGCTTCGTTCTGCGATACGCGTCCGTACCACGGCTGGATGATGTCGTATGACGCGAAGACTCTCGCGCAACTCGGAGTGTTTAACGCTACGCCGAATGGAAACATGGGAGGCGTGTGGATGTCGGGAGCGGCTCCGGCGTTCGATGTTGCTGGGAATCTGTATGTCTCGACCGGAAATGGCACCTACGACCAAAACGATTATGGCGAGTCGCTGATCAAACTCGAAGCCAAGACGCTGCGCGTGCTCGATTACTTCACTCCGTCGAATTTCAACACGCTGAACGATTTCGATTTGGACTTTGGCACGCAAGGCCCCACGATTCTGCCCGGCACCAACCTTCTCGTGGTTGGGGGAAAAGAAGGGAAGATGTATGTGCTGGATATAACCAAGCTCGGCGGCCAGGCTCCCGGCGATATTCAGATCCCGCAGGTTGTCCAGGCAGTGGATGCGACTGTTCGTCCGACGATCTCTCATCACATGCACAACGCCATTCCCGCGTGGCGCAGTTCGCAAGGGATGAACGTCTACGTATGGGGCGAAAGCGATTTCCTGCGCATGTTTCGCCTGAATGATTCCACCAAAAAGTTCGACGTGCCTGCGGTATCGACAGCTTCTATTCTCCCGCCCAGCGGTATGCCGGGAGGAATGATGACTATCTCCGCAGATGGTTCCCGTTCTGGAACTGCAATTCTCTGGGCGGCTGTACCGCGCGCTGGTGATGCCAATCAGATGACCGTCCCGGGAGATCTCTATGCCTTCAACGCAGAGAATCTCAATCTGCTGTGGTCGAGTAGTGGCGCCGGGGATGATCCGCTGAACTTCGCGAAAGGCAGTCCGCCGATAGTCGCGAATGGGAAAGTCTACGTGGCCTCGATCTCGAACTTCGTTTCCGTGTATGGACTCCGGAAGAAACAATCGCGGTCACAAAATCTAGCGGTGAAAGCACATGCAACTGGCAGTGCTCCGTGTAGCTCGCTAGAGACGCCGGATAAGGCGATCAACAACAGCACAGAAGGCGGCCCGGCTGATAAGTGGTGCTCATCGGCGCCAAATCCGTTTCTGCAGCTCGATCTTGGACGAACAGCGACAGTCGGCCGGTTCGTTGTGGAGCACGCGGGAGCAGGTGGCGACGACTTGAATCTCAATACGAGCGACTTCAATATTCAGGTGAGCACCGATGGAACGAATTTCCAAACGGTGGCAAACGTAACCGACAACGTTCAGAGCATCACCACGCACGATATTCCGCCGACCGCCGCGCGTTTTGTACGGCTGAATGTGTTGCCTTCTCGCGGTGGCTCGCCAGAACCGGCGAATATTTACGAGTTTCAAGTCTTCGCCGCAAATGGTTCCAACGCCCAGGCTGCTGCTCCGAATGTCGGGCCGGGAGCGGCTCAACAGACTAGTGCTTCGATCCACTGA
- a CDS encoding FKBP-type peptidyl-prolyl cis-trans isomerase has protein sequence MVFAQQSSGPTEVTRTGRVITAPPDVAAAPPDAQVMPSGLAMKVLQPGTGSEHPVSNDCVTVSFVAWKTDGSLFSTSTTMDDADVLCLNASIMGISEALKQMVVGEKRRLWIPEDLTFHEGHHHVQRRPEDEEPPHKDLTFDLQLLSILKAPPTPENLTQAPADATRTSSGLAYLILKPGMGTAHPSITSKVTAHFTSWRSDGRIFETTVMTNHPAMVSVASSPTGWREAITSMVPGEKARFWIPAALAFGEKPANRFNPPGDLVCEIELISVE, from the coding sequence ATGGTTTTCGCTCAACAGAGTTCCGGTCCGACCGAGGTCACGCGAACAGGGCGCGTCATCACTGCTCCTCCAGACGTCGCCGCTGCTCCGCCTGACGCGCAGGTCATGCCTTCTGGCCTCGCGATGAAAGTATTGCAGCCGGGAACAGGGTCGGAGCATCCCGTCTCAAATGATTGTGTGACTGTGAGCTTCGTCGCCTGGAAAACGGACGGATCCCTATTCTCAACCTCCACCACAATGGACGATGCCGATGTTCTCTGCCTCAATGCCTCCATAATGGGAATCTCGGAAGCGCTGAAACAGATGGTGGTTGGAGAAAAACGCAGGCTCTGGATTCCCGAAGATCTCACCTTTCATGAGGGGCATCATCACGTACAACGCAGGCCCGAAGACGAAGAGCCGCCGCATAAGGACCTCACCTTTGACTTGCAGCTCTTGTCCATTCTGAAAGCGCCGCCGACTCCCGAGAACCTCACGCAGGCGCCGGCCGATGCGACTCGAACAAGCTCCGGACTCGCATACCTGATCCTGAAGCCCGGAATGGGAACGGCCCATCCGTCCATTACAAGTAAGGTGACGGCTCACTTCACTTCCTGGAGAAGCGACGGCCGAATCTTCGAGACTACTGTGATGACGAATCATCCGGCGATGGTATCGGTTGCGAGTTCGCCGACAGGTTGGCGCGAAGCAATCACATCGATGGTTCCTGGCGAGAAGGCTCGGTTCTGGATTCCGGCTGCATTGGCTTTTGGCGAAAAGCCTGCCAATCGCTTCAACCCTCCAGGAGACCTCGTCTGTGAAATCGAGTTGATCTCAGTGGAATAA
- the ftcD gene encoding glutamate formimidoyltransferase — MSLVECVPNFSEGRDVAKVEAIIAAMKIDGVYLLDKEMDADHNRCVITLVGDRDAIAEAAIRGVGKAAELIDLTKHQGAHPRIGSSDVVPFIPIEGVTLEDCVAIARHVGAEIWKRYKVPVYLYEAAATKPERQNLENIRRGQFEGLRTEVASNTERRPDFGEAALHPTAGATVVGARKPLIAYNVYLNTSDVEIAKKIGKAVRFSSGGLRYVKGMGVLVRGMAQVSMNLTDYEQTPIARVFEFVKREAARYGVMPVSSEIVGLIPKKALEEAAEWFLQVENFDSSLILENRLAAVTGGKMAVGGIRAGVEPFIEQLAAPTATPGGGSASAAAGAMAAALASMVAGMSRGKKAYQQYERELSDALSRLTHLREELKTSIDLDAASYAEVMKAYKDAKSAASEMGERLISDALKNATRVPLSIAQKSSEVRQIVEALKPITSKNMWSDLAVASSLAQTGIDGGLANVRINLQEIKDEAFKAEMLQSVSRIPSSN; from the coding sequence ATGTCTCTCGTTGAATGCGTTCCGAATTTCTCTGAAGGCCGCGATGTTGCCAAGGTGGAAGCAATCATCGCCGCGATGAAGATCGATGGCGTCTATCTGCTCGACAAAGAAATGGACGCCGACCACAACCGCTGTGTCATCACGCTCGTAGGCGATCGCGATGCGATCGCGGAGGCTGCGATTCGCGGTGTAGGCAAGGCCGCTGAACTCATTGATCTCACCAAGCATCAGGGAGCCCATCCGCGCATCGGATCCTCCGATGTGGTTCCGTTTATTCCCATCGAGGGAGTCACGTTGGAAGACTGCGTCGCTATTGCGCGGCACGTCGGGGCAGAAATATGGAAGCGATACAAAGTTCCGGTCTATCTCTACGAAGCCGCCGCCACAAAACCCGAAAGGCAGAATCTTGAGAACATCCGCCGCGGGCAGTTCGAGGGACTGCGAACAGAGGTCGCGAGCAACACCGAGCGGCGTCCGGATTTCGGCGAGGCCGCGCTCCATCCCACGGCCGGCGCGACTGTGGTAGGAGCTCGTAAGCCGCTGATAGCCTACAACGTCTATCTAAATACGAGCGATGTCGAGATTGCGAAGAAGATCGGCAAAGCTGTTCGCTTCTCTTCGGGAGGCCTGCGATACGTGAAGGGCATGGGCGTTTTGGTTCGCGGTATGGCCCAGGTCTCGATGAACCTCACAGATTATGAACAAACGCCAATCGCGCGCGTATTTGAGTTCGTAAAACGGGAAGCCGCTCGATACGGTGTGATGCCGGTCTCCAGCGAGATCGTCGGCCTGATTCCCAAAAAGGCACTCGAGGAAGCCGCCGAATGGTTCCTGCAGGTCGAGAACTTCGATTCGTCGCTGATCCTGGAGAATCGGCTCGCCGCAGTAACAGGCGGAAAAATGGCCGTGGGTGGCATTCGAGCAGGAGTGGAACCCTTCATCGAGCAACTGGCTGCTCCGACTGCCACTCCCGGCGGAGGCAGCGCGTCGGCGGCGGCCGGCGCAATGGCTGCCGCGCTGGCCAGCATGGTAGCGGGAATGTCTCGCGGCAAGAAAGCCTATCAGCAATACGAGCGTGAGTTGAGTGACGCTCTCTCTCGTTTGACTCATCTGCGAGAGGAACTGAAGACCAGCATTGATTTGGATGCCGCGTCTTACGCCGAGGTGATGAAGGCGTATAAAGATGCGAAGTCGGCCGCGTCTGAGATGGGCGAGCGCCTCATCTCCGACGCGCTGAAAAATGCAACCCGAGTGCCTCTCTCCATAGCGCAAAAATCGAGTGAAGTGAGACAGATCGTGGAAGCCTTGAAACCTATCACGAGCAAAAACATGTGGTCAGACCTCGCCGTAGCATCATCTCTCGCCCAAACCGGTATCGACGGCGGCCTCGCAAATGTCCGGATCAACCTGCAAGAAATCAAGGACGAAGCGTTCAAAGCAGAGATGCTGCAGTCAGTATCAAGAATCCCTAGTAGCAACTAA
- a CDS encoding D-glycerate dehydrogenase has translation MAKFRVFATCDIGDPALNRLRERGYEVEVYPKSDPPPKSLIIEKVQSGVDGLITTLRDSIDAEVFEGGKGKLKVVAQIAVGFDNINRADANRYKIPFTHTADVLTEATAEFAFFMMGAVARKLWPSEKLVRDKRWGAWHPFLPFLGDEVTGKTVAIIGTGRIGLAIIKKCTGMDMNILCYDPAYENHEYIKAIQRLMDLRHQSGIQKHKTSIRYVNFDEALSQADFVSIHVPLLREGESATPTFHLFNETNLRKMKPSAYLINTSRGPVVDEAALAKALKQRWIAGAALDVFEKEPLPADSPLRDPEIEDRCRLFHHFASGATQTRLSPDPELGMAGRCVQGLIDVLERNYGGDISKMPYVVNKEAFRS, from the coding sequence ATGGCGAAATTTCGAGTCTTCGCGACCTGTGATATTGGCGACCCGGCGCTGAATCGTTTGCGCGAGCGCGGGTATGAGGTCGAGGTTTATCCCAAATCGGATCCGCCGCCGAAATCGTTGATCATCGAGAAGGTTCAAAGCGGAGTCGACGGCTTGATCACCACGCTGCGCGATTCCATCGACGCTGAAGTGTTCGAAGGCGGTAAAGGCAAGCTGAAAGTTGTGGCACAGATTGCAGTTGGTTTCGACAACATCAATCGTGCCGACGCGAATCGCTACAAGATCCCGTTCACCCATACGGCGGACGTTCTCACCGAAGCCACCGCCGAGTTCGCCTTCTTCATGATGGGTGCAGTCGCGCGCAAACTCTGGCCCAGCGAGAAACTGGTTCGTGACAAACGCTGGGGCGCATGGCATCCCTTCCTTCCCTTTTTGGGCGATGAGGTGACAGGAAAAACTGTGGCCATCATCGGCACTGGCCGAATCGGTTTGGCAATCATCAAGAAATGTACGGGCATGGACATGAACATTTTGTGCTACGACCCTGCCTATGAGAATCATGAATACATCAAAGCCATTCAGCGATTAATGGACCTGCGCCACCAGTCTGGCATTCAGAAGCACAAGACGAGCATCCGGTACGTGAATTTTGACGAAGCCCTGAGTCAGGCTGATTTCGTGAGCATTCACGTGCCCTTATTGCGCGAAGGGGAGTCTGCGACGCCGACCTTCCACCTGTTTAACGAGACGAATCTGCGCAAGATGAAGCCAAGCGCCTATCTCATCAATACATCACGCGGCCCGGTGGTCGATGAGGCTGCACTGGCAAAAGCTCTGAAGCAACGCTGGATCGCCGGAGCTGCGCTCGACGTCTTCGAAAAAGAACCTCTCCCCGCCGATTCACCGCTTCGTGATCCAGAGATCGAGGATCGCTGCCGCCTCTTTCACCACTTCGCCAGCGGAGCTACGCAGACGCGTTTGTCTCCCGATCCGGAATTGGGAATGGCGGGCCGGTGTGTGCAGGGACTGATTGACGTGCTGGAGCGGAACTACGGCGGAGATATCAGTAAGATGCCGTACGTCGTAAACAAAGAAGCGTTTCGATCCTAG
- a CDS encoding pyridoxal phosphate-dependent aminotransferase yields MVTIPATRPLKLARRMQRLGTETAFEVLVRARALEAAGKDIVHLEIGEPDFDTPSNIIDAGVRALKTGWTHYGPSAGLPALRQEIAKYVSRSRGINVSPDEVVVVPGGKPIIFFTMLALVEEGDEVIYPNPGFPIYESMIEFLGARAVPIRLREEQGFGFAVDEFASKITDRTKLIILNSPHNPTGGVLDEATIRRVARAIGDRDVIILSDEIYSRLIFEGEHFSLMSIPEFRERTVLLDGFSKTYAMTGWRMGYGVMRQDLALQVSRLMTNSNSCTASFTQMAGIEALHGDQSPVKRMVEEFRRRRDLMVSELNRLRGFRCQMPYGAFYVFPNIEGTGWQSKKLADALLEQAGVACLSGTSFGSWGEGFIRFSIANSVENIQKALDRIHKWTSEHI; encoded by the coding sequence ATGGTGACTATTCCAGCGACTCGTCCTCTGAAGCTCGCTCGCCGCATGCAACGGCTGGGTACCGAAACCGCCTTTGAAGTCCTGGTTCGAGCCCGCGCGCTGGAAGCTGCTGGTAAAGACATCGTTCATCTCGAAATTGGCGAGCCCGATTTCGACACTCCGAGCAACATCATTGATGCGGGCGTTCGAGCGCTCAAGACCGGATGGACTCATTACGGTCCGTCCGCCGGCTTGCCTGCTTTGCGCCAGGAGATCGCGAAGTATGTGAGTCGAAGCCGCGGTATCAATGTCTCTCCCGACGAGGTAGTGGTCGTTCCCGGCGGCAAACCAATCATTTTTTTCACCATGTTGGCGCTGGTCGAAGAAGGCGATGAGGTGATTTATCCGAATCCGGGATTTCCCATTTACGAATCGATGATTGAGTTTCTCGGCGCGCGCGCCGTGCCTATTCGACTGCGCGAAGAGCAGGGCTTCGGCTTCGCTGTCGATGAATTTGCCTCCAAGATTACCGATCGTACGAAGCTGATTATTCTGAACTCTCCTCATAATCCAACCGGCGGGGTTCTCGACGAAGCCACAATCCGCAGAGTTGCACGCGCGATCGGCGACCGCGATGTGATCATCCTCTCCGACGAGATCTATAGCCGGCTTATCTTTGAGGGCGAGCATTTCTCATTGATGTCGATTCCAGAGTTTCGCGAGCGCACAGTCCTGCTAGATGGATTTTCGAAGACCTATGCGATGACTGGTTGGCGCATGGGCTACGGTGTTATGCGCCAGGACCTCGCGCTTCAAGTCTCACGCCTGATGACCAATTCAAACTCATGCACCGCGAGCTTTACGCAGATGGCTGGGATCGAAGCGCTGCATGGCGATCAGTCGCCGGTAAAGAGAATGGTTGAAGAGTTTCGCCGAAGACGCGATCTCATGGTGAGCGAATTGAATCGACTCAGGGGCTTCCGCTGTCAGATGCCTTACGGCGCCTTCTACGTCTTCCCGAATATCGAAGGAACTGGATGGCAGTCGAAGAAGCTTGCTGATGCCTTGCTGGAGCAAGCCGGAGTCGCGTGTTTGTCGGGCACTTCGTTCGGCAGCTGGGGCGAAGGCTTTATCCGATTCAGCATCGCGAATTCGGTGGAGAATATTCAGAAGGCGCTGGATCGCATACATAAGTGGACCTCTGAGCACATTTGA
- a CDS encoding glycosyltransferase family 4 protein — MSASRITFHIPDQVKPKATRWIVVGAGARDAYQVPIALHEAGLLQRFFTDFYTPLDRIALSRLIPSAIQKRGQRRFVPELPSTKVETSLKYLFRTRRDASAWIRYAHLLGDCAGEAARKSGCGMIAYSHVATSAFGNADDAPKVLLQIQPHPVSVRTALASDSLRPDVIEGAFNELTWPDKALETYSREPLLADLCIVASTYTRKTLIENGVEPERIQVIPYGVDLDFFRPQQRIKNKFTVLFAGQIARQKGLHYLLEAWRCLSLPDSELRIAGRVSSENRGFIREYRTQATFLGALDREQLRAEYQQADLLCLPSLSDGFGHVVLEAMACGTPALVTESCGASDLISSGQNGFVVPSADLAALSAKIEWIFRHRDELTEMRFAARNSAERYPWSRFRGALVDGLQSLSTPHGRLRP; from the coding sequence ATGTCGGCTTCGCGCATTACATTCCATATTCCTGACCAAGTAAAACCGAAAGCGACAAGGTGGATCGTTGTAGGCGCAGGCGCCCGCGACGCGTATCAAGTCCCGATCGCTCTTCACGAAGCGGGTCTCCTGCAACGGTTCTTCACTGACTTCTATACACCCCTTGATCGAATTGCCTTAAGCAGGCTCATTCCTTCGGCAATACAGAAACGCGGGCAGCGCCGCTTTGTTCCGGAGCTACCGTCAACCAAAGTTGAGACGAGCCTTAAATATTTGTTCAGAACTCGACGCGATGCATCCGCATGGATTCGCTATGCGCATCTATTAGGCGACTGTGCCGGCGAAGCCGCGCGGAAGAGTGGCTGTGGGATGATCGCGTATTCGCACGTGGCGACGAGCGCATTCGGGAATGCAGACGACGCTCCGAAGGTCCTCTTGCAAATCCAGCCGCATCCCGTTTCGGTCCGGACAGCACTTGCGAGTGACTCGTTGCGTCCTGACGTGATCGAAGGCGCATTCAATGAGCTCACGTGGCCGGATAAGGCTCTTGAAACGTATTCTCGAGAGCCATTGCTCGCCGACTTATGCATCGTAGCTTCAACCTACACGCGCAAAACCCTCATTGAGAATGGCGTCGAGCCTGAGCGCATCCAGGTAATTCCTTACGGCGTTGACCTCGATTTTTTTCGTCCCCAGCAAAGAATAAAAAACAAATTCACAGTCCTATTCGCCGGCCAGATCGCGCGTCAGAAGGGATTGCATTACTTGCTGGAGGCATGGCGCTGCCTGAGTCTTCCCGATTCAGAACTCAGGATTGCGGGCAGAGTCTCAAGCGAAAATCGCGGCTTTATACGTGAATACAGGACGCAAGCAACGTTCCTGGGTGCGCTAGATCGCGAACAGCTTCGTGCCGAATACCAGCAAGCCGACTTGCTTTGCCTTCCATCATTGAGCGACGGATTCGGTCATGTCGTGCTGGAAGCAATGGCGTGCGGAACTCCGGCGCTGGTAACCGAGAGCTGCGGGGCTTCCGACCTGATTTCCTCGGGACAAAATGGATTTGTGGTTCCATCCGCTGATCTCGCCGCGCTCAGTGCCAAAATCGAATGGATATTCCGCCACCGGGACGAACTGACCGAGATGCGTTTTGCTGCCCGAAACAGTGCAGAACGCTATCCATGGAGCAGATTTCGTGGTGCGCTAGTCGATGGCCTTCAATCACTTAGCACTCCTCATGGGCGATTACGTCCGTAA
- a CDS encoding response regulator: MSSGTMDGPGHSSITMEDKKPSAAGQPIRVLLLDDHIDNLFLRSAILRKHGYVAVTASSIEEAEARLHEADIAVLDYHLGAGKFGTEVANTLREKRPQVPIIILSATLERRFGGVEDMHLLKGYSSVDDLLNALRSFEAKRRGKPVVVDARDFYYSRINMAMGDDVVLEIMDRDGNWQYVNESLAKLLDKKRSWFIGRNLFKEFPELGEDWQEIIRTVADTRETYIDRTFRGLPLPKKSPRYIWNVLVFSLRLHDNRDGVVLSARILERKDPVKMSDPTRA; the protein is encoded by the coding sequence GTGAGTAGCGGGACAATGGACGGGCCGGGGCATTCCTCTATCACGATGGAAGACAAGAAGCCGTCAGCCGCAGGCCAGCCCATCCGAGTTCTGCTGCTCGACGATCACATCGACAACCTCTTTCTCCGCTCCGCCATTCTGCGCAAACACGGCTATGTGGCCGTAACTGCGTCTTCAATCGAAGAAGCGGAGGCCCGCTTACATGAGGCCGATATCGCTGTGCTCGACTACCACCTCGGTGCGGGCAAGTTCGGCACCGAAGTCGCCAACACGCTACGCGAGAAGCGTCCTCAAGTTCCAATCATTATTCTTTCGGCTACGCTGGAGCGCCGGTTCGGCGGTGTGGAAGACATGCACTTGCTTAAGGGCTACAGCTCGGTCGATGATCTGCTCAACGCGCTGCGCTCGTTCGAAGCAAAGCGGCGGGGAAAACCCGTTGTAGTCGATGCGCGGGATTTTTACTACTCGCGCATAAACATGGCCATGGGCGATGATGTGGTGCTCGAGATCATGGATCGCGATGGTAATTGGCAATATGTAAATGAAAGTTTGGCCAAGCTGCTCGACAAAAAGCGATCCTGGTTCATTGGCAGAAATTTGTTCAAGGAATTTCCTGAATTGGGCGAGGACTGGCAGGAGATCATTCGCACCGTCGCAGACACTCGCGAGACTTACATTGATCGAACTTTTCGGGGTCTGCCGCTGCCGAAGAAGAGTCCACGGTACATTTGGAACGTGCTCGTCTTTTCTCTGAGACTGCATGACAATCGCGATGGCGTTGTCCTCAGCGCTCGTATCCTCGAACGCAAAGATCCCGTGAAAATGTCGGACCCTACTCGTGCGTAA
- the lpxD gene encoding UDP-3-O-(3-hydroxymyristoyl)glucosamine N-acyltransferase: MKLHELAQRLGGRLENASSDVDITGVAGIEEASAGQATFVANPKYAAAARSTAASLIIVGSDFPPLSRPLLRHENPYLAFARTIEFFYSTPMRQPGIHKTAVIDASAKIGKGASIGPYVVIEPGAEIGDNCTLLAHVVIYAGARIGDNFFAHAHAVVRENCIVGDDVILQNGAVIGADGFGFAKDEKSEWHKIVQSGPAVLEDDVEVQANACVDRASIGETRVGRGSKIDNLVQVGHGSKVGQRTLLCAQVGLAGSTEVGNDVILAGQVGVAGHCSIGDGVIATAQSGIPNDVPAGKVVSGYPAIENRQWLRAVAVFNRLPELARSLRASSRGTGAREAAAIE; encoded by the coding sequence ATGAAACTTCATGAGCTTGCGCAACGGCTCGGCGGACGGCTGGAAAACGCTTCGTCAGACGTCGATATCACAGGAGTGGCGGGAATCGAAGAAGCATCCGCGGGACAGGCGACCTTCGTGGCCAATCCGAAATATGCAGCAGCGGCCCGATCCACTGCGGCGTCGCTCATCATCGTGGGAAGCGACTTTCCTCCCCTCTCACGTCCGCTGCTTCGACATGAGAATCCATATCTCGCCTTTGCTCGCACCATCGAGTTCTTTTATTCGACACCGATGCGCCAACCGGGCATTCACAAGACCGCCGTCATCGATGCGAGCGCCAAGATCGGAAAAGGGGCTTCCATCGGACCTTATGTGGTGATTGAGCCAGGCGCTGAGATCGGCGATAACTGCACGCTGCTCGCCCATGTGGTCATCTACGCGGGCGCTCGCATCGGAGACAATTTTTTCGCCCACGCACATGCGGTTGTTAGAGAAAACTGCATTGTGGGAGACGACGTCATTCTCCAGAACGGCGCAGTCATCGGGGCAGACGGATTCGGCTTTGCGAAAGACGAGAAAAGCGAATGGCACAAGATTGTTCAGTCCGGCCCTGCGGTGCTCGAAGATGATGTGGAAGTTCAGGCCAATGCCTGCGTCGATCGCGCCAGCATCGGCGAAACACGCGTTGGACGCGGATCGAAGATCGATAATCTCGTCCAAGTGGGTCACGGTTCCAAAGTGGGCCAGAGGACGTTGCTTTGTGCTCAGGTAGGGCTGGCCGGTTCTACAGAAGTGGGCAACGATGTCATCCTCGCCGGTCAGGTCGGGGTAGCGGGGCACTGCTCCATTGGGGATGGAGTCATCGCGACCGCGCAGAGTGGGATCCCCAACGATGTCCCCGCAGGAAAAGTGGTCAGCGGCTATCCAGCCATTGAAAACCGGCAATGGCTGCGGGCAGTCGCAGTCTTCAATCGCCTGCCGGAGCTCGCGCGGAGCTTGCGGGCTTCCTCGCGTGGTACAGGTGCGCGAGAAGCGGCAGCCATCGAATAG